From Propionispora vibrioides, one genomic window encodes:
- a CDS encoding UbiD family decarboxylase — protein sequence MSQEVNDLRSALELLKNIPGQLVSTDVEVDPAAELAGVYRYVGSGGTVARPTKLGPAMIFNKVKGHSGARVVIGVLADRKRVATLLGTKPDRLGFLLRDAVKNAIQPVVVGPEKAQCQEVVYKATDPDFDIRKILPAPTNTPEDAGPYVTFGMCYASDVETGESDVTIHRLCLQSKDEISMFFTPGARHLGAFREKAEALGKPLPISISIGVDPAIEIASCFEPPTTPLGFNELSIAGAIRGKAVELAPCLTIKENCIANAEYVIEGELLVGKRIREDINTNTGKAMPEFPGYTGPANPEVPVIKVKAITTRKNPIMQTCIGPSEEHVNMAGIPTEASIIDMVERAMPGRLQNVYAAPPGGGKFLAVLQFKKGVPSDEGRQRQAALLAFSAFPELKHVILVDEDVDLFDMSDVMWAMTTRLQGDVDIINIPGVRCHPLDPSNDATCSWTIRDHGIACKTIYDATVPMKEKHRFARAKFMEVDPKEWLPDFEA from the coding sequence ATGTCACAGGAAGTTAATGATTTGAGATCTGCCCTGGAGCTATTAAAAAACATACCGGGCCAATTGGTTTCTACCGACGTGGAAGTAGACCCGGCCGCCGAATTGGCAGGGGTTTACCGCTATGTTGGTTCGGGCGGAACAGTGGCCCGGCCGACCAAGCTGGGGCCGGCGATGATATTTAACAAGGTGAAAGGCCATTCCGGGGCCCGTGTGGTCATCGGTGTGCTGGCCGATCGCAAACGGGTAGCGACGCTGCTCGGCACTAAGCCGGACCGGTTGGGCTTCTTGCTGCGTGATGCTGTGAAAAACGCTATTCAGCCGGTGGTGGTAGGCCCGGAAAAGGCCCAGTGCCAGGAAGTAGTCTATAAAGCAACCGATCCTGATTTTGATATTAGAAAGATTCTCCCGGCACCGACCAATACGCCGGAAGATGCCGGTCCCTACGTTACGTTCGGCATGTGCTACGCTTCGGATGTGGAAACCGGTGAGTCCGATGTGACCATTCACCGCTTGTGCCTCCAGTCCAAAGACGAGATATCCATGTTCTTTACCCCTGGGGCCCGCCACCTGGGCGCTTTCCGGGAAAAGGCGGAAGCCTTGGGCAAGCCGTTGCCCATTTCCATTAGCATTGGGGTCGATCCCGCCATTGAAATTGCTTCCTGCTTCGAGCCTCCTACCACACCGCTGGGCTTCAATGAATTGTCCATTGCCGGCGCTATTCGCGGCAAGGCGGTAGAGCTTGCTCCCTGTCTGACGATTAAGGAAAACTGCATCGCCAATGCAGAATATGTAATCGAAGGAGAGCTGCTGGTAGGCAAACGGATTCGTGAAGATATCAACACCAATACCGGCAAGGCGATGCCTGAATTCCCGGGCTACACCGGTCCGGCCAACCCGGAAGTGCCGGTCATTAAGGTCAAAGCCATTACTACCCGCAAGAATCCGATCATGCAGACTTGCATCGGGCCTTCCGAAGAGCATGTCAACATGGCCGGCATTCCCACCGAAGCCTCCATTATCGACATGGTGGAACGGGCTATGCCGGGACGTTTGCAAAACGTATACGCTGCGCCTCCCGGTGGTGGCAAGTTCCTGGCGGTGCTCCAGTTTAAAAAGGGAGTTCCTTCCGACGAAGGCCGTCAGCGTCAGGCTGCGCTGCTTGCATTCTCTGCTTTCCCTGAATTGAAACATGTTATTCTGGTGGACGAGGATGTTGATTTGTTCGATATGAGCGACGTCATGTGGGCGATGACCACCCGCCTGCAGGGTGATGTGGACATCATCAACATTCCCGGCGTACGCTGCCATCCGCTGGACCCGTCCAATGATGCGACCTGCAGTTGGACCATCCGGGATCATGGCATTGCCTGCAAGACCATCTATGATGCCACGGTGCCGATGAAGGAAAAACACCGCTTTGCCCGTGCCAAGTTTATGGAAGTGGACCCGAAAGAATGGCTGCCCGATTTTGAAGCGTAA
- a CDS encoding MerR family transcriptional regulator, whose amino-acid sequence MESLISISEMAKLHGLTRQTLIYYDDIDLFKPVKVDGKGYRYYSKHQIPYLREICFLKSLGVGLKEIVAHFQERCPKREMALLEKHKENVLREIARLNKIRESINQRLNIYEEAVDADTMQMQEPFIRPIVVRQAIFKEYVKPINKENLHITLMNLWREIFQKEMVPSSGFGSIIKRESILAGEPLKGAGSCIFLSPWSKEHSHTVEIPAANYACMYKYGMPYDMAYVDKLMDWIKKNGYELVGDIVDVCLLDTTFYKDQKPLDFCMLQAPIKL is encoded by the coding sequence GTGGAGTCTTTGATTTCTATCAGCGAAATGGCTAAATTGCACGGATTGACCAGACAAACTTTAATTTATTACGATGATATTGATTTGTTCAAGCCAGTCAAAGTAGACGGGAAGGGCTATCGGTATTACAGTAAGCATCAAATTCCTTATTTGCGGGAGATTTGCTTTTTAAAGTCTTTGGGGGTTGGGCTTAAAGAGATTGTGGCCCATTTCCAGGAACGCTGCCCCAAACGGGAGATGGCTCTCCTGGAGAAACACAAGGAAAATGTTCTTCGCGAGATTGCCCGGCTGAACAAGATCAGGGAATCCATCAACCAAAGGCTCAATATCTATGAAGAGGCGGTCGATGCGGACACCATGCAGATGCAGGAGCCGTTTATCCGTCCGATTGTGGTGCGACAGGCGATTTTTAAAGAGTATGTCAAACCGATTAATAAGGAAAACCTGCATATCACGCTAATGAACTTGTGGCGGGAGATCTTTCAAAAGGAAATGGTGCCTTCCAGCGGCTTCGGTTCTATTATAAAAAGGGAGTCCATTCTGGCCGGAGAGCCCTTGAAGGGGGCTGGCAGTTGTATTTTTTTATCACCCTGGAGTAAGGAGCATTCGCACACCGTGGAAATTCCGGCTGCCAACTATGCCTGCATGTACAAATACGGCATGCCTTATGACATGGCCTATGTGGACAAGCTCATGGACTGGATCAAGAAGAACGGCTATGAACTGGTGGGCGATATTGTTGATGTCTGCCTGCTGGACACCACTTTTTATAAAGATCAGAAACCACTTGATTTTTGCATGTTGCAGGCCCCAATAAAATTGTAA